From Chloracidobacterium thermophilum B:
GATGACGCCAATCTCATCACCGGGGTCATAGAGCGCCGTGCACTTGTAAAGGACTTCCGCCATGTCACTCACCACGCAAAACCCATGGACAAAGCCCTGTGGAACATAGAGTTGGCGAAAGTTTTCAGCCGACAGGCGCACGCCCAGCCACCGTCCAAAGGTCGGCGAATCCAGACGGATGTCCACCACGACATCAAAAATTTCCCCCGCAATGACCCGGACGAGCTTACCCTGCGGCCGCCGCCACTGGGCATGAAGACCGCGCAGCGTGCCCTGCACCGAACGCGAGTGATTGTCCTGGACAAAGGTCACATCCAGGCCGGCCTGGGCAAACTTGGCCGCATGGTAGGTTTCCAGGAAAAAACCACGTTCGTCCCGGAAGACCTTTGGCTCAATCAGGATGACACCCGGTAGCTCCGTCGGAATGAAGTTCATGGTCAGTGTGGGGCGGCGGCCAGGCGCATCGCCGCGACAAGATTGGAGGCAAGATGCAGGCTCTCGAAAGTTCCGGCATCGGTCCACCAGCCATCGAGGACTTCCCAAGTGAGTTCTCCACGCGCGATGTAGGCGTTGTTGACATCTGTGATTTCAAGTTCCCCCCGCTGGCTTGGCGTGAGCGTGCGGATGATGTCAAAGACGGTGGCATCATACATGTAAATGCCGGTCACAGCGTAGGGCGATGCCGGTTGCGCCGGCTTTTCGTCAATGCGCACAACCTGCGAGCCCTTCAGGGTGGGTACGCCAAAACGCTGTGGATCGGGAACTTCCTTGAGCAGAATCCGGGCCCCGCGCCCCTGCTCCCGAAACCGTGCGACCGGGCCGGCAATGCTTTTCTCAATCACATTGTCACCCAACATGACAACAATGGGACCGCCGTCGGCAAAGTCTTCCGCCAGCGCCAGGGCATCGGCAATGCCGCCTTCACCCTGCTGATAGGTGTAGCTCAACCGCTTGAGACCATGTTCCTTGCCGTTGCCCAGCAGTTGCAGAAAGTCGCCGGCCTTGTTGCCGCCCGTCACCAGCAGGACATCATCCACACCGGCTTCAACCAGTGTCTGAATCGGGTAGTAAATCATCGGCCGGTCATAGACCGGCAGCAGGTGCTTGTTTGTTACCTTGGTCAGCGGATACAGCCGCGTCCCAAGTCCACCGGCCAGGATTACGCCCTTCATGGCAAAACTTTCCCCCTGTTCAAAAAAAAACGCTTGTATTCAAAATGCGCGTCACAGACGGCGGATAATGCCGCAAATGCCTGGCGAAGGAAATGACTCCGGAAAGCCCGGACTGGCTAGCCGGGTGGCGTCGGGCGATGGGGAAGCGTCACGGTGAAGGTTGTCCCCTGCCCTGGCGTGCTTTCGACGGTAATCGTGCCGCCGTGATCCAGGATGATCTGGCGCGTTACGGCCAGCCCCAACCCGATGCCGGTGTCTTTGGTCGAAAAGTACGGGTCAAAGATGTGCTCCAGATCATTGGGCGCAATCCCCAGCCCGCTGTCCCGTACCTGAACCGCCTGCCCGGTGGCCGTGGGTGTAATGCGCAGATGCAGTTCGCCGCCGTGAGGCATGGCCTCGATGGCATTGATGACAAGGTTCGAGAAGCACGATTTGAGCGAGTCGGCATCCGCTTCGATGGGCATCCCGCCGGTTTCATCCACACAGGTCAGGGAGACCTGCTGGGCCTCGGCTTTGGAGCGAACCACGTCGAGTACGGCCGCAATCAATTCGCCCAGCCGGACCGGACGCAGTGAAAGCGTAGCCGGACGGCCAATGCGCAGCACATTCGTCACCAGCGTGTTGAGGCGCGCAATCTCGTCCTTGACGGCTGCGGTCAGCCGCTCGAAGGTGGCGCGTTCGGCCGCATCGGAAGGTGCATAGCGGGTGCGAATGTGATCCATGGTGAGGTTGATGAAGTTGAGCGGGTTGCGGATTTCGTGGGCAATGCCGGAAGCCAGCCGGCCGACGACGGCCGCCCGTTCGGCCTGATTGAGACGTTCTTCCAGCTCCCGGACTTCGCGCAGGCGCACCACCATGGCATTGAAGCGCGCTGCCAGCAGGCCGATTTCGTCCCGTCGGTTGAGCTGCAGTTGCACCGTCAGGTCGCCAGCTTCAATCCGGCGCGTGGCCGTCACAAGATCGCCAATCGGCTGCGTGAAGCGCCACACCAGGGCAACCGCGACAACCAACGCGACCAGGAGCGCCGCACCGGTGGCCAGCAGCCGCTGGCGCGAAGTCGTGGCAATGGTCTCCGCCAACGTCTGGGCTGAAATCGTCACCACCACGTAGTTGCGCTCCGGCGCCCCGTCTTTGCCCAGGGCCTGAAAAGGAATGAACACCGTTCTGGCCAGACTGTTTTCTGTGGTGTTCGCCGCCAGCGGATCGCCTTCCTGTACCAGGCTTTCATCGGTCGGGAGTGCTAGCCGCTGTCCGCGCTCCGCCCGCAGGGTGCTGTCTGTTACCAAGCCATTCGCGTCCACGATGGCAATCCGCCGGATACGCTGGAGCTGGCTGGGCGTCAGGCGGCGTGACCGGATGAAATCATCCAGGTAGTCGCTTGTGCTGATGCTCTGCAGGCCGACTTCCAGCGCCGTCGTCAGTTGTGCAGTCTGGGCTTCGACCTGTGCCAAAATCTGGCGTTCAGCACGGCGGTTGAGTTCATACAGCACCGCCACCATGCCAATGATGACAATGGAAAGCAGGGCAGCCAGCCGAAAGCGAAGATCGAGATAACGCGGCATCCGTGGAGACCTGCCAGGCCGGGCACCTGAACACGAGTGGGGAGACAACTAAAACCATAGTCCCAGCGTGGCCGACAGAACGACATTGACCAGAGCCAGCGGGAGCAGGAACTTCCAGCCAAAATTCATCAACTGGTCATACCGCAGGCGCGGCGACGAAGCCCGCAGCCAGACATAGAGAAACAAAAACAGGGCCATTTTCAGTACGAAGTACACCGGCCCCAACCACGGTATCTGCGCCACGCCCGGCCCCTGCCAGCCCCCCAGGAACAGGGTCGTGGCCATGGCCGCTGCCGTGACCATGTTGGCGTACTCCGCAATGAAGAACATGGCAAACTTCATGGAGCTGTATTCGGTGTGAAAGCCCGCCACAAGTTCACTTTCGGCTTCGGGCAAGTCAAAGGGGGCGCGGTTGGTCTCCGCAATCATGCTGATGAGGAACACGAAAAAGCCGATCGGTTGAAACCAGAAGACGTGCCAGCCCAGCCCCCACGCGCCGCCCTGCCGTTCCACAATGGTGACGAGATCGAGCGAACCGGCCTGAATCAGCACCCCGATGATGGACAGAGACATCGCCAGCTCATAGCTCACCAGTTGCGCCGAGGAACGCAGCCCGCCGAGCAGGCTGTACTTGTTATTCGAGGCATAGCCGGCCATGACGATGCCATAGACCCCCATGCCCGTCATCGCCAGCACGGCCAGCAAGCCCACATTGATACTCGTGACGTAGAGCGTTATGGGCCGGTCCAGAAAAGGCACGGTCACTTCCCCACCGACTGGAATCAGCACAAAGGTCATGAGCGCCGGCACCAGCGACAGTGCCGGAGCCATAACGTAAAGAAACTTGTCGGCATCCAGTGGAATAACATCTTCCTTGAAAATGAACTTCAGCCCATCGGCGATGGGTTGAAACAGCCCGAACGGCCCGACCCGATTGGGACCATAGCGCATCTGAATGAAGGCCAGCAGTCGGCGCTCGATGAGCGACAAATAGGCCACCGTCGTCATGAGCAGGACGAAGCCGATGGCGATTTTCACACTCCAAGCAAGCAGTTGCTCAAAAGGCACCATGGGGTTTGACCAGTGACCAGCGTCTCCGTTGCAGCCGGATGCAACGGTTTATGTATGCTGGCGTACCCTATCATTGCCAACCGGCGCTGCAAACCCTTCCCAAACCAGCGACCGATTCGGCACACTGCCCCTTACAGACCTTGCCCACGGAGCGACTGAGTTCATGCCACGTTCCAGCTTTTGCCCGGCCAACTTTTGCCCGGCCTGTGGTGAGTCCTTA
This genomic window contains:
- the rfbC gene encoding dTDP-4-dehydrorhamnose 3,5-epimerase — translated: MNFIPTELPGVILIEPKVFRDERGFFLETYHAAKFAQAGLDVTFVQDNHSRSVQGTLRGLHAQWRRPQGKLVRVIAGEIFDVVVDIRLDSPTFGRWLGVRLSAENFRQLYVPQGFVHGFCVVSDMAEVLYKCTALYDPGDEIGVIWNDPEIGIDWGIESPLLSEKDRRLPTLRTLVQQLQQAPDGV
- a CDS encoding sugar phosphate nucleotidyltransferase — its product is MKGVILAGGLGTRLYPLTKVTNKHLLPVYDRPMIYYPIQTLVEAGVDDVLLVTGGNKAGDFLQLLGNGKEHGLKRLSYTYQQGEGGIADALALAEDFADGGPIVVMLGDNVIEKSIAGPVARFREQGRGARILLKEVPDPQRFGVPTLKGSQVVRIDEKPAQPASPYAVTGIYMYDATVFDIIRTLTPSQRGELEITDVNNAYIARGELTWEVLDGWWTDAGTFESLHLASNLVAAMRLAAAPH
- a CDS encoding sensor histidine kinase; this encodes MPRYLDLRFRLAALLSIVIIGMVAVLYELNRRAERQILAQVEAQTAQLTTALEVGLQSISTSDYLDDFIRSRRLTPSQLQRIRRIAIVDANGLVTDSTLRAERGQRLALPTDESLVQEGDPLAANTTENSLARTVFIPFQALGKDGAPERNYVVVTISAQTLAETIATTSRQRLLATGAALLVALVVAVALVWRFTQPIGDLVTATRRIEAGDLTVQLQLNRRDEIGLLAARFNAMVVRLREVRELEERLNQAERAAVVGRLASGIAHEIRNPLNFINLTMDHIRTRYAPSDAAERATFERLTAAVKDEIARLNTLVTNVLRIGRPATLSLRPVRLGELIAAVLDVVRSKAEAQQVSLTCVDETGGMPIEADADSLKSCFSNLVINAIEAMPHGGELHLRITPTATGQAVQVRDSGLGIAPNDLEHIFDPYFSTKDTGIGLGLAVTRQIILDHGGTITVESTPGQGTTFTVTLPHRPTPPG
- the nuoH gene encoding NADH-quinone oxidoreductase subunit NuoH, whose translation is MVPFEQLLAWSVKIAIGFVLLMTTVAYLSLIERRLLAFIQMRYGPNRVGPFGLFQPIADGLKFIFKEDVIPLDADKFLYVMAPALSLVPALMTFVLIPVGGEVTVPFLDRPITLYVTSINVGLLAVLAMTGMGVYGIVMAGYASNNKYSLLGGLRSSAQLVSYELAMSLSIIGVLIQAGSLDLVTIVERQGGAWGLGWHVFWFQPIGFFVFLISMIAETNRAPFDLPEAESELVAGFHTEYSSMKFAMFFIAEYANMVTAAAMATTLFLGGWQGPGVAQIPWLGPVYFVLKMALFLFLYVWLRASSPRLRYDQLMNFGWKFLLPLALVNVVLSATLGLWF